Within the Gemmatimonadota bacterium genome, the region TCGTACATCGATTCCATGATGGCGGTGCCGGGTGCGCAGCAGTACGTGAAGGAGCTGTCGTATCATCGATACGCCGGCGTTTCCGATGACGCCCTCGCCGCAATCGTGACTCGCGCCAACAAGTATGGACTGCAGACATCCATGCTGGAGCACATCGGAAGCGATTACCAGGATCTATATACCGATCTGACCGCGGGCCAGAACAGTGCATGGCAGCAATACACGCTGGGTTATCCCGGCTCCGACGGCGGTGGCGCGTACTTCGTCGAAGGAGGCGGAAACTCACCGACGGTAACGATGGGATCGCGCACATCGTACCTCATGGAATATTTCCGGTATGTCAGGGCTGGTGCGGTGCGCGTGGGAACGAGCGGCGGGACCGATGCTGCTGCACCTGTGGCATTCGTCAATACGAACGGCGGATTTGTCGTCGTCACCAAGACGACTGGAGCTGTGACGTTCCGCATCAACGGCCTGCCCGCGGGAACTTACGGCGTCTCATACACCACGGCGACAGCTTCAGGCAGTCAGTTGCAAAGCGTCACAGTGACAACCGGCAATGGTGTGGACGTCACCATGCCGGCGGCCGGCGTGATTACGGTCTATCGTCAGTCGTAGCTGTCGCGTGACGCAACGCACCGTGCTCGACCGGATGGCGTCGCCAGATCAACCAGATTGTGACGCCGAGCAGAACGAAGATCGGGAGAGGCGAAACACCGGTAGTCGCAAGAAACGGAGCATAACCGGCTGACGCAGTCTTGCTCAAGACCGTAAGGAATGGAAGCTCGAAGCCTCCGAGCAGGATGTGCATCAATGAAGTCGGCACGTCCTCGCGCGCCATCGCCACGCTCCACGAGATGAGGAGCGTCGGCACGACGAGCAGATAGCGCAGCAGCGGCCCGCATCGAAGCAGCACAGGTACCAGCGCCACGAACAGCAACGGCGCCGCGGGCACCATGTATCGAACTCCCGTGTTCCACTGCAGGAATGCATACTGATTCGCGCTACTGAACAGCCAGAGCGCCGCGCATGCGACAAAAACGAGTGTCAGCTCGGCGCTGCTCACGATGCGCGTGCGACGCTGGACGAAAGGCGAGGCGAATGCAGCGATGAGCATCGGACAGAATGCGAACAAGCCATACCGGAGATCGAACAGATTTCCCCAGAGCAGCGAAGCGGCCGGCAGAGAGATTCCATTCCAGCCGCGCCCGCTGTACTGCGTGGCGGCCATGTAACGCTGCGCGGGGAAGAACGGATTCCCGAACGCAGCCCACTGGTACCATAGCAGGAGCAGCACAGGACCCAGCGCGCCGGCGGCGAGCCATGCGGTATCTCTGACACCGGCAACGGCGCCTCCGCGCTGCCATCCTCGTGCGAGTGTCCAGAATCCAAACGCGACAATGAGCGCCGCGCCACTATAATCGCACAGGACCGCAAGACCCAGCATCGCACCGGCGCCTGCGAGCGCCCGATTACTCGGCGGCCACGCTGCCCCAGCGTCTTCGCCCGAATCGGCGCGCGCGCCCGCAAGCAGCACGAACGCAATCAGCGTACAGTGAGTTACGATCGCATTCTGGTTCAGGAATGCGGACCGAAAGAAGATCGGCGTACCGAATGCGTAGAGAAGCGAAAACCATAATGCCCGACGTTCGTCTCCGAGTCGCGCTCGAAGAAACCAGAACAGGACTACTGCGGCGAGTGCACCGAGCGGCGCCATCAGACCCGCTTGCGTGATCGCGGCGGCGAGACCGAGCTTGACGTCGAGGCCACGCTCGCGTGAGGCATTGAGAAATTTCGTACGGTTCGGCCGCGGATCGTTGTATGCGGCAGCAGGCTTGGGACTTATCAGATCGGGGCGGGCACGGAAGAGCACGGCCAGCGCGGGCCGCGCAATGGCATAGGGGATCGCGCCGAGCATCGAGGCGCCAGGATTGTTGTTGATGTATGCTCCTCTCCCCGGAATCTGAAAGAGATCCGGGTGCAGGCCCATGTATTCATCCACACGCACCGACAGATGTTCGCCCAGAGTGATTGCCAGGTAGGTCTCCCGCACGACATTGGACGCGAAGTGCGTGACGTACACGAGAAACACAGTCAGAGCCAGTCGAGCAGCCGTGCTGAAGCGAGGCAATTTCCGCATCAATCTTCCACCACGTGGCTCTCGAATTCATGACGATACTCGGCCCAGCGCCCGAGGTCGAAGCCATCCGGGCCGAGGCAATCGGCAGCCGCGTAGGCCATACGGAGCGCGTGATGGGTGTTGTCATGCGCAAAAAGGCCCTGGCGACCGAACGTCAGCATGTTCGGCTGTTCTGAAGCCCATCCATCCAGCGCGGAAAACGCGCGCTCGTAGCCCTGGCGATAGATCGGGTACGCGAAGCGCAGGCGCTTCACATATACAGAAGTTGGCGCTGCCGGCAGTGGAAGACCAGAACGCAGAAGATCCGCTGCAACGATCTCGCCGAGAGCGCTGTCGCTCATTTCCCAGTGTGCGTCGCCCAACGCACATGGCAGCTCGGCGCACAGCGTCGTGGAGTTACGGGGTTCATCGAGCGCCGAATAGTTTTTTGGCTCCGACAATCGCGTGATCGTCACCGATCCCTCGGGAAAGTAATGCGCGTCGAATTCGGTGAACTGCGGCACCGGGAGGGTTAGATACACGAGCAACATCGCCCTGTACTGAATGTCACCGGACGCCGTGAGCGACGCAGCGTCCGGCTCCGGAGTAGTCATTCTGGCGAGCATCGTGATTGGAAGTGTGGACCAGAGGTAGTCGGCGTGTATCGCGTGTGTTTCGGATCCGCGCTCGACATGCACCGACCATCCGTCTCCCT harbors:
- a CDS encoding phospholipid carrier-dependent glycosyltransferase; translation: MRKLPRFSTAARLALTVFLVYVTHFASNVVRETYLAITLGEHLSVRVDEYMGLHPDLFQIPGRGAYINNNPGASMLGAIPYAIARPALAVLFRARPDLISPKPAAAYNDPRPNRTKFLNASRERGLDVKLGLAAAITQAGLMAPLGALAAVVLFWFLRARLGDERRALWFSLLYAFGTPIFFRSAFLNQNAIVTHCTLIAFVLLAGARADSGEDAGAAWPPSNRALAGAGAMLGLAVLCDYSGAALIVAFGFWTLARGWQRGGAVAGVRDTAWLAAGALGPVLLLLWYQWAAFGNPFFPAQRYMAATQYSGRGWNGISLPAASLLWGNLFDLRYGLFAFCPMLIAAFASPFVQRRTRIVSSAELTLVFVACAALWLFSSANQYAFLQWNTGVRYMVPAAPLLFVALVPVLLRCGPLLRYLLVVPTLLISWSVAMAREDVPTSLMHILLGGFELPFLTVLSKTASAGYAPFLATTGVSPLPIFVLLGVTIWLIWRRHPVEHGALRHATATTDDRP